The Equus asinus isolate D_3611 breed Donkey chromosome 22, EquAss-T2T_v2, whole genome shotgun sequence genome has a segment encoding these proteins:
- the NRIP2 gene encoding nuclear receptor-interacting protein 2 isoform X2, with amino-acid sequence MSTRQEARREEGDASRRGQEGELRDRAHLSQQRRLRQATQFLHKDSADLLPLDSLKRLGTSKDLQPHSVIQRRLVEGNQSRLQGESPRVQALIHGQESRKKTSKAEIPALLVNCKCQDQVLRVAVDTGTHSNQISAGCLSRLGLGKRVLKAPGEDLAPGPPTQVEQLELQLGQETVVCEAQVVDVESPEFSLGLQTLLSLKTPGPLAGPQLSCFSI; translated from the exons ATGAGCACCAGgcaggaggccaggagagaggagggagacgccagcaggaggggacaggagggagaGCTTCGGGACCGAGCCCACCTGAGCCAGCAGCGCCGGCTCAGACAGGCTACCCAGTTCCTGCACAAAGACTCCGCTGACCTGCTGCCCCTGGACAGCCTCAAGAGGCTCGGCACCTCCAAGGACTTG CAGCCGCACAGCGTGATCCAAAGACGTCTGGTGGAGGGAAACCAGAGTCGGCTTCAGGGGGAGTCTCCCCGGGTGCAGGCCCTGATTCATGGccaggagagcaggaagaagaCCAGCAAGGCAGAGATTCCAGCTCTTCTGGTCAACTGCAAG TGCCAGGACCAGGTGCTGAGGGTGGCCGTGGACACAGGCACCCACTCCAATCAGATCTCTGCTGGATGCCTCAGCCGCCTGGG GTTAGGGAAGAGGGTCCTAAAAGCCCCAGGGGAGGACCTGGCACCTGGGCCCCCAACCCAGGTGGAGCAGCTGGAGCTACAGCTGGGCCAGGAGACGGTGGTGTGCGAGGCCCAGGTGGTGG ACGTTGAGAGTCCTGAATTCTCTCTTGGACTGCAAACGCTGCTTTCTCTCAAG ACCCCAGGCCCACTGGCAGGCCCTCAGCTCAGCTGCTTCTCCATTTGA
- the NRIP2 gene encoding nuclear receptor-interacting protein 2 isoform X1: MSTRQEARREEGDASRRGQEGELRDRAHLSQQRRLRQATQFLHKDSADLLPLDSLKRLGTSKDLQPHSVIQRRLVEGNQSRLQGESPRVQALIHGQESRKKTSKAEIPALLVNCKCQDQVLRVAVDTGTHSNQISAGCLSRLGLGKRVLKAPGEDLAPGPPTQVEQLELQLGQETVVCEAQVVDVESPEFSLGLQTLLSLKCCIDLEHGVLRLKAPLPELPFLPWYQEPGQ, encoded by the exons ATGAGCACCAGgcaggaggccaggagagaggagggagacgccagcaggaggggacaggagggagaGCTTCGGGACCGAGCCCACCTGAGCCAGCAGCGCCGGCTCAGACAGGCTACCCAGTTCCTGCACAAAGACTCCGCTGACCTGCTGCCCCTGGACAGCCTCAAGAGGCTCGGCACCTCCAAGGACTTG CAGCCGCACAGCGTGATCCAAAGACGTCTGGTGGAGGGAAACCAGAGTCGGCTTCAGGGGGAGTCTCCCCGGGTGCAGGCCCTGATTCATGGccaggagagcaggaagaagaCCAGCAAGGCAGAGATTCCAGCTCTTCTGGTCAACTGCAAG TGCCAGGACCAGGTGCTGAGGGTGGCCGTGGACACAGGCACCCACTCCAATCAGATCTCTGCTGGATGCCTCAGCCGCCTGGG GTTAGGGAAGAGGGTCCTAAAAGCCCCAGGGGAGGACCTGGCACCTGGGCCCCCAACCCAGGTGGAGCAGCTGGAGCTACAGCTGGGCCAGGAGACGGTGGTGTGCGAGGCCCAGGTGGTGG ACGTTGAGAGTCCTGAATTCTCTCTTGGACTGCAAACGCTGCTTTCTCTCAAG TGCTGTATCGACCTGGAGCACGGAGTGCTGCGGCTGAAGGCCCCCCTCCCAGAGCTGCCCTTCCTGCCCTGGTACCAAGAGCCCGGCCAGTGA
- the TEX52 gene encoding testis-expressed protein 52: MASNLRSARGCSNPSHVREPFLQMVHAHESPSTYQTWAQREFLLPSESWELPGFTSQAYHQLALKLPPCTEMKSKVRHRLIQPWKPAAPHTWGFHTWLDVGRLPATFPTSSNRPYDSNVWRWLTDSRAHCRPPAEPPVPPPSWMGQKSFLTFIYSTPIFLDPNRKNQVIFRTVKELREVEKLKLRSEARAPPLDANGNILPPKNFKKYRHISAGGRFEPRGLQLMPNPLPNDLARSWPCPNPQPHYQEKALKLALLPSAPLSQDLVKKYQTLIEDRVALPLHHLSKAQPGKASVRKRTRRPGYI; encoded by the exons ATGGCCAGTAACCTGAGATCAGCCAGAGGGTGCAGTAATCCATCCCACGTCCGAGAGCCCTTCCTGCAG ATGGTCCATGCCCATGAGTCTCCCTCGACCTACCAAACGTGGGCTCAACGTGAGTTCCTTCTCCCCAGTGAATCCTGGGAATTGCCTGGCTTCACCAGCCAAGCCTACCACCAGCTCGCCCTGAAGCTGCCGCCCTGTACAGAAATGAAGTCCAAGGTGCGTCACCGACTCATCCAGCCTTGGAAGCCTGCTGCCCCACACACCTGGGGCTTCCACACGTGGCTCGATGTGGGGCGTTTGCCGGCCACCTTTCCCACCAGCTCCAACAGGCCATACGATAGCAATGTCTGGCGCTGGCTGACGGACTCCAGGGCCCACTGCCGCCCCCCAGCAGAGCCTCCCGTCCCCCCTCCCTCCTGGATGGGTCAAAAGAGCTTTCTGACCTTCATCTACTCTACTCCTATCTTCTTGGACCCAAATAGGAAGAACCAAGTGATTTTCAGGACGGTGAAGGAACTAAGAGAAGTGGAGAAACTCAAGCTGAGGAGTGAGGCAAGGGCACCTCCACTGGATGCCAATGGCAACATCCTGCCCCCAAAGAACTTCAAGAA GTACCGGCACATCTCAGCTGGTGGAAGGTTTGAACCCCGCGGCCTCCAGCTCATGCCCAATCCACTTCCAAATGACTTAGCCAGGAGCTGGCCCTGCCCAAACCCTCAGCCTCATTACCAGGAGAAGGCACTGAAGCTGGCCTTGCTGCCCAGTGCGCCCCTGAGCCAGGACCTTGTGAAGAAGTACCAAACCCTGATAGAGGACCGGGTTGCCTTGCCCCTCCACCATCTCTCCAAGGCACAACCTGGCAAAGCCTCAGTGAGAAAGAGAACGAGAAGACCTGGATACATCTAG